A stretch of the Planctomycetota bacterium genome encodes the following:
- a CDS encoding ParA family protein: MGRILCVANQKGGVGKTTTAVNLATCLAKAGCRTLLIDLDPQCNATSGVGHSPAERHPLVTRQPLREAIVATETPNLDLLPGARRFDDVDTLARSHEPEATLRHHLATGLSDYDYVLIDCPPSLGQLTRTALSSATEVLMPIQCEYFAMEGLAQMIDVIKQVMNTPPRRLQFGGILLTMHDPTLELTHEVDDEVREFFGEIVFRTSIPRDVAVAEASSHGQAVIDFAPRSRGTRAYIELCMEVLERD; encoded by the coding sequence GTGGGTCGAATACTGTGCGTGGCCAATCAAAAGGGTGGCGTCGGCAAGACGACCACCGCAGTGAATCTGGCAACATGCCTGGCCAAGGCAGGTTGCCGGACGCTGCTCATTGATTTGGACCCCCAGTGCAACGCCACCAGCGGAGTCGGCCACTCGCCCGCCGAGCGCCACCCCCTGGTCACGCGCCAGCCGCTGCGCGAGGCGATCGTCGCCACGGAAACACCGAACTTGGACCTGCTGCCCGGCGCCCGCCGGTTTGACGACGTCGATACCCTGGCCCGCTCGCACGAACCCGAGGCCACGCTACGTCACCACCTGGCCACCGGGCTGAGCGACTATGACTATGTGCTGATCGACTGCCCGCCGTCGCTGGGACAACTGACCCGCACCGCCCTGTCGAGCGCTACCGAGGTGCTGATGCCGATCCAGTGCGAGTATTTCGCCATGGAAGGGCTGGCGCAGATGATCGACGTGATCAAACAAGTGATGAACACCCCGCCTCGCCGACTGCAGTTCGGCGGCATCTTGCTGACGATGCACGACCCGACGCTGGAGTTGACCCACGAGGTCGACGACGAGGTGCGCGAGTTCTTTGGCGAGATTGTTTTCCGGACCAGCATCCCGCGCGACGTCGCGGTGGCCGAGGCGTCGAGCCACGGCCAGGCAGTGATTGATTTTGCTCCCCGTTCGCGCGGCACGCGCGCTTACATTGAATTGTGCATGGAGGTACTCGAACGTGACTAA